In one window of Synergistaceae bacterium DNA:
- the hisF gene encoding imidazole glycerol phosphate synthase subunit HisF — protein MITKRIIPCLDVRDGRVVKGVNFQGLNDVNSPVELAKFYSSCGADELVFYDITASSDGRKIFTDILRETARNVFIPLTVGGGISSVADFERVLSCGADKVSVNTGAIRNPSLIPEAARLYGSQCVVISADVKRVDGAFHVFARGGRDDTGIEAVGWIKRCVEAGAGEVVLNSIDTDGVKGGFDLEMLRAVCDVVSVPVIASGGAGSIQDFITLFEAVPKVDAGLAASIFHFGEVAISDLKAEMHKHNIPVRL, from the coding sequence ATGATTACGAAGCGTATAATCCCGTGCCTTGACGTAAGGGACGGCAGAGTCGTGAAGGGCGTGAACTTTCAGGGTCTGAACGACGTAAATTCTCCTGTGGAGCTGGCGAAGTTCTACAGCAGCTGCGGGGCTGACGAGCTGGTGTTCTACGACATCACGGCTTCGTCGGACGGCCGCAAAATATTCACGGACATTCTGCGTGAGACGGCGCGCAACGTGTTCATTCCCCTGACTGTCGGCGGAGGAATCTCCAGCGTCGCGGACTTCGAGCGCGTACTGTCCTGCGGTGCGGACAAAGTCAGCGTCAACACCGGCGCAATCCGCAACCCGTCGCTTATCCCTGAGGCAGCGAGGCTCTACGGTTCGCAGTGCGTGGTGATTTCTGCGGACGTGAAGAGAGTAGACGGAGCGTTTCACGTTTTTGCGCGCGGAGGCAGGGACGACACAGGCATAGAGGCTGTAGGATGGATCAAGCGTTGTGTTGAGGCAGGAGCAGGCGAAGTCGTGCTGAACTCGATAGACACTGACGGCGTGAAGGGAGGCTTTGACCTCGAGATGCTGCGGGCGGTGTGCGATGTCGTGAGCGTTCCCGTGATAGCGTCTGGCGGGGCAGGGAGTATTCAGGACTTCATCACGCTGTTCGAGGCTGTCCCGAAAGTTGATGCGGGGCTTGCGGCCTCAATCTTCCACTTCGGCGAGGTCGCCATCTCTGACCTCAAAGCCGAAATGCACAAGCACAACATTCCCGTGAGGCTGTAA
- a CDS encoding bifunctional phosphoribosyl-AMP cyclohydrolase/phosphoribosyl-ATP diphosphatase HisIE yields the protein MISIDDVKFDDKGLVPAVVVDDESGDVLMVAWMNRESLSLSVEKRLACFWSRSRQELWTKGETSGNYLHIKEIVADCDRDTLLVYVHPDGPACHLGNTSCFVDDLLEREGTKHERFTLCGLMELIKGRKSEPVEGSYTSYLFAKGLDKILKKVGEESTEVVIAAKNDKKEAVYEISDLVYHLMVLMAEMDIDIKDIILELASRHVIDKKIKQERMTS from the coding sequence ATGATTAGCATTGATGACGTAAAGTTCGACGACAAGGGACTAGTTCCGGCTGTCGTTGTGGATGATGAGTCGGGAGATGTCCTGATGGTTGCGTGGATGAACCGCGAGAGCCTCAGCCTCTCCGTAGAGAAACGCTTAGCGTGTTTCTGGAGTCGTTCGCGGCAGGAACTGTGGACGAAGGGCGAGACCAGCGGAAACTACCTGCACATCAAGGAGATTGTTGCTGACTGCGACAGAGATACCCTGCTGGTGTACGTTCACCCGGACGGCCCGGCGTGCCATCTCGGCAACACTTCATGCTTCGTTGATGACCTGCTCGAACGCGAGGGCACGAAGCACGAGAGGTTCACTCTTTGCGGGCTTATGGAGCTCATCAAGGGCAGGAAGTCAGAACCAGTAGAGGGCTCGTACACGTCTTACCTGTTCGCGAAGGGGCTCGACAAGATTCTGAAGAAGGTCGGCGAGGAGAGCACAGAGGTAGTTATTGCGGCCAAGAACGACAAGAAGGAGGCAGTGTACGAGATTTCTGACCTCGTCTATCACCTGATGGTTCTCATGGCAGAAATGGATATCGACATCAAGGATATTATCCTAGAGCTTGCTTCACGGCACGTAATCGACAAGAAGATTAAGCAGGAGCGAATGACATCGTGA
- a CDS encoding histidinol-phosphatase yields the protein MILSDFHVHTTFCDGRDSPEDIVQEAIRRGMKKLGFSGHSYTPFDEEPCMSPEGTQAYIEEIRRLKDKYSGQIEILCGTECDYYSEIDAERYDYVIGSVHYVFLNGRYFCVEHTPELMEAFIHECHDDPYEAAEKYFALVADVVRRTNASIIGHFDVLAKLNAGSRFFDENNPRYVDAALSAADALLKTGRPFEINTGAVSKGYRDFPYPSLRILKYIAEHGGSVILSSDSHRKETLMYGFQKYEELARSLGLKVCEL from the coding sequence GTGATACTCTCAGACTTCCACGTGCACACGACTTTCTGCGACGGCAGGGACAGCCCGGAAGACATCGTGCAGGAAGCAATAAGGCGGGGCATGAAGAAGCTGGGTTTCTCCGGGCACTCTTACACGCCGTTTGACGAAGAACCGTGCATGTCCCCCGAAGGAACGCAGGCCTACATAGAGGAGATTCGCCGTCTCAAGGACAAGTACAGCGGGCAGATAGAGATTCTCTGCGGGACTGAGTGCGACTACTACTCGGAGATTGACGCGGAGAGATACGACTATGTCATAGGCTCGGTGCATTACGTGTTCTTGAACGGTAGGTATTTTTGTGTCGAGCACACACCTGAACTCATGGAGGCTTTTATTCATGAATGCCATGATGACCCTTACGAGGCGGCGGAAAAGTACTTTGCCCTTGTTGCTGATGTTGTGCGCAGGACAAACGCCAGCATAATCGGACACTTCGACGTTCTCGCGAAGCTCAACGCCGGAAGCAGGTTCTTCGACGAGAACAACCCGCGCTACGTTGATGCCGCTCTCTCCGCCGCTGATGCCCTCCTCAAGACAGGCCGTCCGTTCGAGATTAACACTGGTGCTGTGTCAAAAGGTTACCGTGATTTCCCCTACCCCTCATTACGAATCCTGAAGTACATTGCAGAACACGGAGGCAGTGTGATTCTCTCCAGCGACTCGCACAGAAAAGAAACCCTGATGTACGGCTTCCAGAAGTACGAGGAACTTGCGCGGTCTCTTGGCCTGAAAGTGTGTGAGCTGTGA
- the cobM gene encoding precorrin-4 C(11)-methyltransferase: MIYFVGAGPGAADLITVRGAELLSKAGVIVYAGSLVNPELVSTYAPPSCELHDSASMTLSEIVAVLADGHRRNILTVRLHSGDPALYGAVREQFEALREREIPFEVVPGVSSLFAASAALKTEYMIPGQVQTLIVSRVEGRTAAGDSASIALFLSAGMTEKACQELIERGYSPKTPAAVVYRASWPDERIIRGTLATLPELAEGITKSAIILAGDFLNDGIHSASRLYDETFSHEYRDSRLH; the protein is encoded by the coding sequence GTGATTTACTTCGTCGGTGCAGGGCCGGGAGCTGCTGACTTAATCACGGTGCGAGGTGCTGAACTTCTCAGTAAGGCGGGCGTGATCGTGTATGCCGGTTCGCTGGTGAACCCTGAGCTGGTCAGCACGTATGCTCCGCCTTCATGCGAACTTCACGACAGCGCGTCAATGACCCTCAGCGAGATTGTTGCTGTGCTTGCCGACGGCCACAGGCGCAACATCCTGACTGTTCGGCTTCACTCTGGAGACCCTGCTCTGTACGGAGCAGTACGCGAGCAGTTCGAGGCCTTGCGGGAGAGGGAAATACCTTTCGAGGTTGTGCCGGGAGTGAGCTCGCTCTTTGCGGCTTCGGCGGCTCTGAAGACCGAGTACATGATACCCGGCCAAGTCCAGACGCTGATAGTCTCGCGCGTTGAGGGACGTACGGCGGCGGGTGATTCTGCGTCGATAGCTCTGTTCCTCTCCGCCGGAATGACGGAGAAAGCGTGTCAGGAACTTATTGAGCGTGGTTACAGCCCGAAGACTCCTGCGGCTGTGGTGTACCGTGCGTCTTGGCCGGACGAGAGAATCATTCGCGGAACGCTGGCAACCCTCCCAGAGCTCGCGGAGGGCATCACCAAAAGCGCAATAATCCTCGCCGGTGATTTCCTGAATGACGGCATACATTCTGCTTCACGTCTCTACGACGAAACTTTCAGCCATGAATACAGAGATAGCCGCCTTCACTGA
- a CDS encoding cobalt-precorrin 5A hydrolase — protein MNTEIAAFTERGITLALRLAEFLGGRVNVPERFAREGVRVIDGTLSEWAGSIFYNTSALIFVGACGIAVRAIAPHVRDKLSDPAVVVVDEAGKFVIPVLSGHVGGANELARKVAGFLDAQAVITTATDINNLPAVDEWAVKNDYVIENPEAVKKVSGALLDGQSVGVAVTCDDVPAPFPVTLWLRPKVLVLGAGCNKGTDVLEFERCAEEFLRGAGVSVLSLKALASIDLKKDEPAMIAFAERHGVPFLTFGAEELQALEGSFTVSERVRHFTGTDNVCERAAVLAAGEGAALLRSKCVYGGITFALSRGGVDGAVSS, from the coding sequence ATGAATACAGAGATAGCCGCCTTCACTGAACGAGGCATAACGCTAGCATTACGGCTCGCTGAGTTTCTCGGAGGCAGGGTGAACGTGCCCGAGAGATTTGCGCGCGAAGGTGTCAGAGTGATTGACGGGACGCTGAGCGAATGGGCGGGCAGCATCTTTTACAACACTTCCGCATTAATCTTCGTGGGAGCTTGCGGGATTGCCGTCAGAGCCATTGCCCCGCACGTGAGGGACAAACTCTCTGACCCGGCGGTGGTCGTAGTTGATGAGGCAGGAAAGTTCGTGATACCTGTTTTGTCGGGACACGTCGGCGGAGCTAACGAACTCGCGCGGAAGGTTGCGGGCTTCCTTGACGCTCAGGCAGTAATCACTACGGCAACTGACATCAACAATCTTCCTGCAGTTGATGAATGGGCAGTGAAGAATGATTATGTTATCGAGAACCCTGAAGCAGTGAAGAAGGTATCCGGCGCGCTCCTTGATGGACAGAGCGTCGGCGTGGCTGTAACGTGCGATGATGTACCCGCTCCGTTCCCGGTAACTTTGTGGCTCAGGCCGAAAGTTCTTGTGCTCGGTGCAGGCTGCAACAAAGGAACAGACGTATTGGAGTTCGAGCGTTGCGCTGAGGAGTTTTTGCGCGGAGCAGGAGTGTCGGTGTTAAGCCTGAAGGCATTAGCGTCAATTGACCTCAAGAAGGATGAACCGGCAATGATTGCGTTTGCCGAGAGACACGGCGTGCCGTTCCTGACGTTCGGTGCGGAGGAGCTTCAGGCACTGGAAGGGAGCTTCACGGTCTCAGAGAGAGTGAGGCACTTCACGGGGACGGACAACGTCTGCGAACGCGCGGCGGTTCTGGCGGCGGGTGAAGGGGCTGCGCTGCTGCGTAGCAAATGCGTTTACGGCGGGATTACGTTTGCGCTGTCGAGAGGAGGCGTTGACGGTGCTGTTTCTTCCTGA
- a CDS encoding precorrin-8X methylmutase, which yields MRIIQEAIGEYSGPAENLPVIRRVIHATADFDFLQTLYFSENVVSLARKSLKSGTPIITDTNMLASGISRKLGTKIVCYISEASTRQEALSRRITRAIVNIERAVSEYPQAIYALGNAPTGLIRLCELVREGRASPALVVGVPVGFVNVIEAKNMLASLTDTPRIIARGRKGGTTVACAILNALIYGLE from the coding sequence ATGCGCATAATTCAGGAGGCAATCGGCGAATATTCCGGCCCAGCCGAAAACCTCCCCGTCATAAGGCGGGTAATTCACGCAACGGCAGACTTCGACTTTCTGCAGACGCTGTACTTCTCCGAGAACGTCGTCTCTCTCGCACGCAAATCCCTGAAGTCCGGCACTCCCATAATAACGGACACCAACATGCTTGCGTCCGGCATCTCGAGAAAGCTCGGCACAAAGATTGTCTGCTACATCTCGGAAGCCTCTACGCGCCAAGAAGCCCTCTCCCGCCGTATCACCCGCGCTATCGTGAACATTGAACGTGCAGTCAGCGAGTACCCTCAGGCGATATACGCGCTCGGCAACGCTCCCACAGGGTTAATCCGTCTGTGCGAGCTCGTACGCGAAGGCAGGGCTTCTCCTGCTCTGGTTGTGGGTGTTCCCGTCGGGTTCGTGAACGTCATCGAGGCCAAGAACATGCTCGCGTCCCTCACTGATACCCCGCGCATCATCGCTCGGGGCAGGAAGGGAGGAACAACCGTCGCGTGTGCAATCCTCAACGCACTGATCTACGGACTGGAATAA
- the cbiD gene encoding cobalamin biosynthesis protein CbiD, which produces MCNPQRTDLRTGITTGTCAAGAAKACALFLAGLGEPETVRVSNPNGHVFTLRTFREGECFGVVKYSGSDKGDVTDGVRVLVCVERSGGEGGIEFAAGEGVGTVTLPGLKVNVGEPAINPVPREMIACAVREVLPALALRVTVSIPGGQDLARRTFNPRLGIVGGLSVLGTTGIVKPMNERALLDSLTLELEMIHALGFAEVYIVFAGTGEKFTRRLFNVQGRNIIQCANYLGYVLDECVRLGFTRATLCGHTGKLLKVAAGSFNTHSKVSGGGIEALCTQLAVLGASRELVERVYHANTTREAVDIVRAENFPEVWNVLARIASAKCTERAGFPVRTVFIDGEGQVLGSA; this is translated from the coding sequence GTGTGCAATCCTCAACGCACTGATCTACGGACTGGAATAACCACAGGGACTTGTGCCGCAGGAGCTGCGAAGGCCTGTGCTCTCTTCCTGGCAGGACTCGGTGAGCCCGAAACCGTGCGGGTCAGCAATCCTAACGGTCATGTGTTCACGCTGAGGACTTTCCGCGAGGGCGAGTGCTTCGGTGTCGTGAAGTACTCCGGCTCGGACAAGGGAGATGTTACCGACGGCGTGAGAGTTCTTGTGTGCGTAGAACGTTCAGGCGGAGAGGGGGGAATAGAGTTCGCGGCTGGCGAGGGCGTTGGAACTGTAACTCTTCCCGGCCTGAAAGTGAACGTCGGCGAACCGGCAATCAACCCCGTTCCCCGCGAGATGATTGCGTGTGCTGTACGCGAGGTGCTTCCTGCTCTTGCTTTGCGTGTAACCGTCTCTATTCCCGGCGGCCAAGATCTCGCACGACGTACCTTCAACCCGCGACTCGGCATCGTCGGGGGATTGTCCGTTCTTGGGACTACCGGCATCGTCAAGCCCATGAACGAACGCGCCTTACTGGACTCCCTGACGCTCGAACTGGAGATGATTCATGCTCTGGGCTTCGCGGAGGTGTACATAGTCTTTGCAGGGACAGGCGAGAAGTTCACGCGCAGACTCTTCAATGTTCAGGGCAGGAACATCATACAGTGCGCAAACTACCTAGGCTACGTACTCGACGAATGCGTAAGGCTGGGCTTCACGCGCGCGACTTTGTGCGGGCACACAGGCAAACTCCTGAAAGTTGCGGCGGGGAGCTTCAACACACACAGCAAAGTTTCGGGCGGAGGCATCGAGGCACTCTGCACACAGCTGGCAGTTCTCGGTGCATCTCGCGAACTCGTCGAAAGGGTCTATCACGCCAACACAACACGTGAAGCCGTTGACATTGTCAGGGCTGAAAATTTCCCCGAAGTGTGGAACGTTCTAGCGCGCATCGCTTCGGCCAAGTGCACGGAGAGAGCAGGTTTCCCCGTGAGAACAGTGTTCATCGACGGAGAAGGGCAGGTGCTGGGCAGTGCGTGA
- the cbiE gene encoding precorrin-6y C5,15-methyltransferase (decarboxylating) subunit CbiE: MREIIVAGAGTGTLTPDVQDVLSTADAVCASERFAALVPPVKKFIPLKKFADAFSEIEKEAGRVVILVSGDPGLFSLLPLVKRRFGNVTVLPGISSMQVLCAHAGEAWSDAVILSAHGRPLNCGTFLNTVERSRLVVLFCDGENSPSKVCGALRAVDGVDVLIGERLGCDDEAVFSGKPRDFVKHCAPDLSLMLIRNPSPFVLENIHPRDAEFLRSDGVVMTQEAVRSVILGRLNLKPDAVFWDIGAGTGSISVCVGLECSQSEIHAVECKPEAARLIAQNAAKFRLHNIIIHEGRALEVVGGLPSPSHVFIGGSGGELPGILQHVSQLHARVVVACVTLETLTTAHSIMKTWPDFEALQVAVSASKPLTNASTLMHPHSPVTILSASFAL, translated from the coding sequence GTGCGTGAAATCATCGTCGCCGGAGCAGGAACAGGAACATTAACCCCCGACGTACAGGACGTGCTTTCGACGGCCGATGCTGTGTGCGCGTCAGAGAGGTTTGCGGCTCTCGTTCCTCCTGTTAAGAAGTTTATCCCTCTCAAAAAGTTTGCTGATGCGTTCAGTGAGATAGAGAAAGAGGCGGGACGTGTGGTCATCCTCGTGTCTGGCGACCCGGGACTGTTCAGCCTGCTTCCGCTGGTGAAGCGGCGTTTCGGCAACGTTACTGTTCTGCCGGGAATAAGCTCAATGCAGGTTCTGTGTGCTCATGCCGGAGAGGCCTGGAGCGACGCAGTCATCCTCTCAGCTCACGGCCGGCCTCTCAACTGCGGAACTTTCCTCAACACCGTAGAACGCAGTCGGCTCGTGGTTCTCTTCTGCGACGGCGAAAACTCCCCCAGCAAGGTCTGCGGTGCTCTCCGTGCCGTTGATGGCGTTGATGTCCTCATCGGCGAACGTCTCGGCTGTGATGATGAGGCTGTCTTTTCGGGCAAACCCCGCGACTTCGTGAAGCATTGCGCGCCTGACCTCTCGCTGATGCTCATACGCAACCCTTCGCCCTTCGTGCTGGAGAACATTCACCCGCGAGACGCTGAGTTCCTGCGTTCGGACGGTGTGGTGATGACGCAGGAAGCAGTGAGGAGCGTGATACTTGGCCGCCTCAACCTCAAGCCTGATGCAGTTTTCTGGGACATCGGGGCAGGAACAGGCAGCATCAGTGTGTGTGTAGGGCTGGAATGTTCGCAGAGTGAGATTCACGCCGTCGAGTGCAAGCCTGAAGCCGCAAGGTTAATCGCACAGAATGCCGCGAAATTCCGTCTCCACAACATAATTATTCACGAAGGAAGAGCTCTCGAGGTTGTCGGAGGGCTTCCGTCTCCTTCTCACGTGTTCATCGGCGGTAGCGGCGGAGAGCTGCCCGGAATACTTCAGCATGTCTCACAGCTTCACGCGCGCGTCGTAGTGGCCTGCGTAACCCTCGAGACGCTAACCACAGCCCACAGCATCATGAAGACTTGGCCGGACTTCGAGGCACTGCAGGTCGCCGTCTCCGCCTCAAAGCCGCTCACAAATGCGTCTACGCTCATGCATCCTCACAGCCCCGTAACGATTCTATCTGCCTCCTTTGCGCTATAA
- a CDS encoding transporter substrate-binding domain-containing protein, which produces MKKLAVILMLLSLTAGVCFAEGLGISKPEEFVNYKIGTQRGTIAEGIAKNMLGDKAKAQLTTYEKATDVIQALKVGKIQGAIMDEAPAKQFVKNDPETLTILPEALTVEQYAIGFKQGNAELREAVNKALAEIKADGSLEAIMLKYKEDPTAAKPEDIDLHKGAEGGKLYLGTESGFPPYDIKVGDGYTGIDIEMCALIAGKLNKELVIIAYPFDSLFMAVNSGKVDMICAGITVNEERKLFTDFSDPYEDAKQVAVVLTQDYKAE; this is translated from the coding sequence ATGAAGAAACTTGCAGTTATTCTCATGCTGTTATCACTGACAGCGGGCGTATGTTTTGCTGAGGGACTGGGCATCTCCAAGCCCGAAGAGTTCGTGAACTACAAGATAGGCACGCAGCGCGGAACGATCGCCGAAGGCATCGCCAAGAACATGCTGGGCGACAAGGCGAAGGCTCAGCTCACGACCTACGAGAAGGCTACGGACGTGATTCAGGCTCTCAAGGTCGGGAAGATTCAGGGTGCAATCATGGACGAGGCACCTGCCAAGCAGTTCGTGAAGAATGACCCGGAGACCCTCACGATTCTTCCTGAGGCACTGACTGTCGAGCAGTACGCGATAGGCTTCAAGCAGGGCAACGCGGAGCTTCGCGAGGCAGTGAACAAGGCACTTGCGGAGATAAAGGCTGACGGTTCGCTGGAGGCGATAATGCTGAAGTACAAGGAAGACCCCACAGCGGCCAAGCCTGAGGATATTGACCTTCACAAGGGAGCAGAGGGCGGAAAGCTGTATCTTGGGACAGAGTCGGGCTTCCCTCCCTATGACATCAAGGTAGGCGACGGTTACACGGGAATCGACATCGAGATGTGCGCGCTGATTGCCGGCAAGCTCAACAAGGAGCTGGTGATTATCGCTTACCCGTTCGACTCGCTGTTCATGGCGGTGAACTCCGGCAAGGTCGACATGATTTGCGCGGGCATCACGGTCAACGAGGAGCGCAAACTCTTCACGGACTTTTCTGACCCGTACGAGGACGCGAAACAGGTTGCGGTTGTCTTGACGCAAGACTACAAGGCAGAGTAA
- a CDS encoding polysaccharide pyruvyl transferase family protein: MKIDLITLQAVNNYGSVLQTFATQEFFREHGCEVRILNYKKDASISDGNPFKAAVKFPFRLVTQCLQPFDAFRREHLNITGKLRTSMKDFADYESDADAFCTGSDQVWNSWWNRGILPELYLAFAPEGSYKFAFSASFGKTEIDAEEVAETQKWIDGYRHISVREDSAAKILEEQYHYSRAVHVPDPTLCLSGNAWRGYVKTTNGGGGYGI; encoded by the coding sequence ATGAAGATTGATCTGATAACGTTGCAGGCGGTGAACAATTACGGCTCGGTCTTGCAGACGTTTGCGACGCAGGAATTTTTCCGTGAGCACGGCTGTGAAGTAAGGATACTCAACTACAAGAAGGATGCCTCTATTTCTGACGGCAATCCGTTTAAGGCGGCTGTGAAGTTTCCGTTCAGGCTGGTTACTCAGTGTCTGCAGCCGTTCGACGCTTTCAGGAGGGAGCACCTGAACATTACGGGGAAGCTGCGCACCTCGATGAAGGACTTTGCGGACTACGAGAGCGATGCTGATGCGTTCTGCACTGGCAGCGACCAAGTCTGGAACTCGTGGTGGAACAGAGGAATCCTGCCGGAACTATACTTGGCTTTTGCGCCGGAAGGAAGCTACAAGTTTGCGTTCTCTGCGAGCTTCGGCAAGACGGAGATTGATGCGGAGGAAGTTGCTGAGACGCAGAAGTGGATTGACGGCTACCGGCACATTTCGGTGCGTGAAGACTCTGCGGCCAAGATTCTGGAGGAGCAGTATCACTACAGCAGGGCGGTACATGTTCCTGACCCTACTCTGTGCCTAAGCGGAAATGCTTGGCGCGGATACGTGAAAACTACTAACGGGGGGGGGGGCTACGGAATCTGA
- a CDS encoding AraC family transcriptional regulator, producing the protein MGTVKFAIFPNHSYVDLGLYQFGSEICDPCHSFGPAKRNHYLFHFILSGRGELHADDSKGVPHSFKVHAGEGFMLFPGQISMYVADRSNPWEYAWLEFDGLRVKQALDAAGFSHEEPVYRTNSPELRDRLKDEMLYIVAHSEASHLELIGHLYLFMDLLTRSSLNTGKTTDSRLRDFYIKEAIAYIEGNSQRDITIEEISDALGLNRSYFGKIFREATGKSPQRFLMNYRMIKAAELLVSTNLAVKEIGTSVGYENQLHFSRAFKAVYGVSPREWRRNASPSA; encoded by the coding sequence GTGGGCACAGTGAAATTTGCGATATTTCCGAATCACAGCTATGTTGACTTGGGATTATACCAGTTCGGGAGCGAAATATGCGACCCGTGCCACTCCTTCGGCCCTGCAAAACGCAATCACTACCTGTTTCACTTCATCTTGAGCGGCAGAGGAGAACTTCACGCCGACGACTCTAAGGGAGTGCCTCACTCGTTCAAGGTTCACGCTGGGGAAGGCTTCATGCTTTTTCCGGGACAGATAAGCATGTACGTAGCGGACAGGTCCAACCCGTGGGAGTATGCGTGGCTGGAGTTCGACGGGCTGAGGGTGAAGCAGGCACTTGATGCGGCGGGGTTCTCCCATGAAGAGCCTGTGTACCGCACGAACTCGCCGGAACTTCGCGACAGGCTCAAAGATGAGATGCTGTACATTGTCGCGCACTCGGAAGCCTCGCACCTTGAGCTGATTGGGCATCTGTATCTGTTCATGGATCTGCTGACACGTTCAAGCCTCAACACGGGGAAGACGACGGACAGCAGGCTTCGGGATTTCTACATCAAGGAAGCAATAGCGTACATCGAGGGCAACAGCCAGCGGGACATAACGATAGAGGAGATTTCGGACGCACTCGGACTGAACAGGAGCTATTTCGGAAAGATATTCCGCGAGGCGACGGGCAAATCTCCGCAGAGATTCCTGATGAACTACAGGATGATTAAGGCGGCGGAACTGCTGGTTTCGACGAACTTGGCGGTGAAGGAGATAGGTACTTCTGTGGGGTATGAGAACCAGCTTCATTTCTCGAGGGCGTTCAAGGCGGTGTACGGTGTCTCGCCGAGAGAGTGGAGGAGGAACGCGTCCCCCTCTGCGTGA
- the ugpC gene encoding sn-glycerol-3-phosphate ABC transporter ATP-binding protein UgpC, which produces MAGLSLQHIWKKYPNGYEAVKDFNLEIADKEFIIFVGPSGCGKSTTLRMIAGLEDISSGTLKIGDRIVNDVESKDRDIAMVFQNYALYPHMTVYDNMAFALMLKKTPKAEIDKAVHEAARILELDKVLDRRPSQLSGGQRQRVAMGRAIVRSPQVFLMDEPLSNLDAKLRVQMRAEIAKLHDRLGATIIYVTHDQTEAMTLGTRIVVMKDGIVQQVASSTELYNRPDNLFVAGFIGSPQMNFIDARFDGNDLIAGGTSFELPRDKVDVLREKGYVGKTVVMGVRPENVYDAKAKALCKLTAPFSAKITVFELLGAEVQLYFDFAGASMSAKVDQGSRAAVGDTMSFAFDTDKIHVFDKETEQAIIH; this is translated from the coding sequence ATGGCAGGTTTATCGCTTCAGCATATCTGGAAGAAGTACCCCAACGGTTACGAGGCAGTCAAGGACTTCAACCTTGAGATAGCCGACAAGGAATTCATCATCTTTGTCGGTCCGTCAGGCTGCGGGAAGTCAACGACCCTGAGGATGATTGCAGGGCTTGAGGACATCTCGTCGGGCACGCTCAAAATCGGCGACCGCATCGTCAATGACGTTGAGTCGAAGGACAGGGATATAGCGATGGTGTTCCAGAACTACGCGCTCTATCCTCACATGACAGTGTATGACAACATGGCGTTTGCCCTGATGCTCAAGAAGACCCCGAAGGCCGAGATCGACAAGGCAGTACACGAGGCCGCACGAATCCTCGAGCTCGATAAGGTCTTAGACCGTCGTCCGTCCCAACTCTCCGGCGGACAGAGACAGCGCGTCGCAATGGGTCGTGCAATCGTCCGCAGTCCGCAGGTGTTCCTGATGGATGAGCCGCTCTCCAACCTCGACGCAAAGCTCCGTGTTCAGATGCGCGCAGAGATCGCCAAGCTGCACGACAGGCTCGGCGCAACAATCATCTACGTTACCCACGACCAGACCGAAGCAATGACGCTCGGAACAAGAATCGTCGTCATGAAGGACGGCATCGTCCAGCAGGTCGCCAGCTCCACAGAACTCTACAACAGGCCGGACAATCTTTTCGTCGCTGGTTTCATCGGGTCGCCGCAGATGAATTTTATTGATGCAAGGTTTGACGGCAACGACCTTATAGCCGGAGGAACGAGCTTTGAGCTTCCCAGAGACAAAGTCGATGTGCTCAGGGAGAAAGGCTACGTAGGGAAGACCGTAGTCATGGGAGTCCGTCCCGAGAACGTCTACGATGCGAAGGCAAAAGCACTCTGCAAGCTCACTGCTCCTTTCAGCGCAAAGATAACCGTATTCGAGCTTCTCGGTGCTGAAGTCCAGCTGTACTTCGACTTTGCCGGTGCATCGATGTCCGCGAAAGTAGATCAGGGAAGCAGGGCGGCAGTCGGCGACACAATGAGCTTTGCCTTCGACACGGACAAGATTCACGTGTTCGACAAAGAGACTGAACAGGCAATCATTCACTAG